From the Deinococcus aestuarii genome, the window CTGCCCGGCGGCGCGTCCTCCGGCGTCAGGCCCAGCCCCGCCAGGACCCGCTCCCGCTCCCAGCCGATCAGCGAGGAGAGTTCGGCGAGGGTGGCCCCGAAGTCGGGCGTGCCCGGGGTCAGTTCACGCAGCCGCGCCCACAGGGTATTGCGGCGTTCCAGAAAGTCACGGGGAGGCATGAGAGGAGTCTAAGTGCCCGGGTCCTGCTGTGATGTCACGCGGCCCCTCAGCGGTAACGGTCGATGTCGCGCAGGTGGGCGTTGTAGTCGTGGTTGACGTAGATCTTGCCGTTCAGCCCGTGCAGGAAGTACAGGGCGTCGCGTCCGTCGGGGAGCTTGCGCTCGGGGGAAAGGACGCTCAACAGCGCGGCCTGGCCGGGGTTGTTGATCGGCCCGGCGGGCAGGCCCTCCCGCGTGTAGGTCGAATACGGCGTGTCCCGGGTGAAGTCCCCGGCGCTGCGGTCGAGTTCGGGGAGGTCCTTGCCCAGCCCGTAGGCGACGGTGGGGTCGCTGCCGAGCTTGATCCCGTCCCGCAGGCGGTTGAGGAACACCCCGGCGATGATCGGCATCTCCTCGTCGTTGGCGGCCTCGGCCTGCACCATGCTCGCCAGGACCACCCAGTCGCGCACGCCGAGCCCCAGGGCCTTGGCCTTCGCCACGTTCCCCGGCGTGAACTCCTGCTCCATCCGGGCCACCATCTCCTGCACGGCGCTCTTCGGGCTCTCGCCCACCCGGAACTCATAGGTGGCGGGGAAGACGAAGCCTTCGAGGTTCTTCTGCTTGCCCCGCGCGTACTGGCTGAGGGAGGCGTCGTTGAGGGCCGCCTGGACCGCCGCCGCCGCGAA encodes:
- the mltG gene encoding endolytic transglycosylase MltG; this translates as MTRLRGKGTPLWVWLLLVLVLLLLLAAGGVFAFLRSLTGPAGGQAYTLEVKPGDTLPAVARRLEARGIVKNARALRFVMDRNGTAGSLKEGLYDLSGTMNVYQVAEKLAGPARIPTVSVTIPEGRRIQDIPPIFEKAGFAAAAVQAALNDASLSQYARGKQKNLEGFVFPATYEFRVGESPKSAVQEMVARMEQEFTPGNVAKAKALGLGVRDWVVLASMVQAEAANDEEMPIIAGVFLNRLRDGIKLGSDPTVAYGLGKDLPELDRSAGDFTRDTPYSTYTREGLPAGPINNPGQAALLSVLSPERKLPDGRDALYFLHGLNGKIYVNHDYNAHLRDIDRYR